Proteins found in one Solitalea lacus genomic segment:
- the dxs gene encoding 1-deoxy-D-xylulose-5-phosphate synthase: MQVEAGPLLKTINYPSDLRNLKEEQLKEVCEELRQYIIDIVSVNGGHFAASLGVVELTVALHYVFNTPYDQLIFDVGHQAYGHKILTGRREVFHTNRLYNGISGFPKRSESEYDTFGVGHSSTSISAALGMAVASHYKGEKDRQHVAIIGDGSMTAGMAFEALNHAGVENSNLLVILNDNCMAIDPNVGALKEYLTDITTSQSYNQFKSDVWKILGPISKFGPNAREIVKKIEKAIKGSILKQSNFFEALKFRYFGPIDGHNVEHMAKVLEDLKHIPGPKLLHCLTVKGKGYALAEQDQTKWHAPGLFDKITGEIKKSTSTSPQPPKYQDVFGHTIVELAEQNPKIMGITPAMPSGCSLNIMMKVMPNRAFDVGIAEQHAVTFSAGLATQGMVPFCNIYSSFMQRAYDQVIHDVAIQKLNVVFCLDRAGIAGADGPTHHGAYDLAYMRCIPNMTVSAPMNEEELRNLMFTAQQENMGPFVIRYPRGNGVMPDWKRPMQAIPVGKGRKICDGEEIVILTIGAIGNQALKACKELSAEGINPAHYDLRFVKPLDEELLHEVFKKYKKIITVEDGCIVGGMGSAVLEFMADNGYSAQVKRLGIPDSVIEHGEQIELYAECGYDSNAIIAAVKTMTEINPTKLLAI, translated from the coding sequence ATGCAGGTTGAAGCGGGACCATTGTTAAAAACAATTAATTATCCTTCTGATTTAAGAAACTTGAAGGAAGAGCAACTGAAGGAAGTTTGTGAAGAATTAAGGCAGTATATAATTGACATCGTTTCTGTAAACGGTGGACATTTTGCAGCCAGTTTAGGTGTGGTCGAATTAACAGTTGCCCTGCACTATGTATTTAACACCCCTTATGACCAATTGATTTTTGACGTAGGCCACCAGGCTTACGGACACAAAATACTTACCGGGAGAAGGGAGGTTTTCCATACTAACCGTTTGTACAATGGAATCAGTGGATTCCCGAAACGTTCGGAAAGTGAATACGACACTTTTGGCGTTGGCCACTCATCAACCTCTATTTCTGCTGCCTTAGGAATGGCAGTAGCCTCTCATTATAAAGGAGAAAAAGATCGGCAACATGTTGCTATTATCGGTGATGGCTCAATGACAGCCGGGATGGCATTTGAAGCGTTGAATCATGCCGGAGTTGAAAACTCCAATCTGCTAGTAATCCTAAACGACAATTGTATGGCAATTGACCCTAACGTGGGAGCACTAAAAGAATACTTAACCGACATAACCACTTCTCAATCATACAATCAATTTAAAAGTGATGTTTGGAAGATATTAGGGCCAATAAGTAAGTTCGGTCCCAATGCCCGTGAAATTGTAAAAAAGATTGAAAAAGCTATTAAAGGTAGCATCCTAAAGCAAAGCAATTTCTTTGAAGCATTAAAATTCCGCTATTTCGGACCTATAGATGGTCACAATGTGGAGCATATGGCTAAAGTCCTGGAGGATTTGAAGCACATTCCAGGACCGAAATTATTGCATTGCCTCACTGTAAAAGGGAAAGGCTACGCTTTAGCAGAGCAAGATCAAACCAAGTGGCATGCTCCTGGTTTATTTGATAAAATCACTGGAGAGATAAAAAAATCAACGTCCACTTCTCCTCAACCCCCAAAATACCAGGATGTATTTGGACATACCATAGTTGAATTAGCTGAACAAAACCCTAAAATTATGGGTATTACTCCAGCTATGCCTTCCGGATGCTCATTAAATATTATGATGAAAGTCATGCCAAACCGAGCTTTTGATGTGGGCATTGCTGAACAGCACGCTGTTACCTTCTCCGCTGGCTTAGCCACGCAAGGAATGGTTCCGTTCTGTAATATCTACTCCTCATTTATGCAGCGAGCATACGATCAGGTAATCCATGACGTAGCCATACAGAAGCTTAATGTGGTATTTTGCCTAGACAGAGCAGGCATTGCCGGAGCCGATGGCCCAACTCACCATGGTGCATATGATTTAGCTTATATGCGTTGCATTCCGAATATGACTGTTTCGGCTCCAATGAATGAAGAAGAGTTGCGTAACCTCATGTTTACTGCTCAACAAGAAAATATGGGACCATTCGTAATTCGTTACCCAAGAGGCAACGGCGTTATGCCTGATTGGAAACGTCCAATGCAAGCTATACCGGTGGGAAAAGGCAGAAAAATTTGTGATGGCGAGGAAATTGTCATATTAACAATTGGAGCAATTGGAAACCAAGCATTAAAAGCTTGTAAAGAATTAAGTGCCGAAGGTATTAATCCTGCACATTATGATTTGCGTTTTGTAAAACCACTTGATGAAGAGCTGCTTCATGAAGTATTCAAAAAATACAAAAAGATTATAACTGTCGAAGACGGCTGCATTGTTGGAGGCATGGGTTCAGCAGTTTTAGAGTTCATGGCAGACAATGGCTATTCAGCCCAAGTTAAACGCTTAGGCATCCCGGACTCAGTTATTGAGCATGGTGAACAAATAGAACTTTATGCAGAATGTGGCTACGATTCAAATGCAATTATTGCCGCAGTAAAAACGATGACAGAAATTAATCCGACAAAACTTTTGGCAATATAG
- a CDS encoding transposase, translating into MHESYKALIPLILPESIEEYFELTEVEKKDAAIHIYLKEVNKTPEEYSANKLHSKGFFEPITLQDFPIRGFQVYLHITRRRWMNEDTGKVVYRNWDLVAQGTRITKGFAAFLKAFSRYTGA; encoded by the coding sequence ATGCACGAGTCCTATAAAGCCCTGATCCCACTGATCCTTCCTGAATCCATTGAGGAATATTTTGAATTAACTGAGGTGGAGAAAAAAGACGCCGCTATCCATATCTATTTAAAGGAAGTAAACAAGACCCCTGAAGAGTATTCGGCAAACAAATTGCACTCCAAAGGCTTTTTTGAGCCCATCACCCTGCAGGATTTTCCCATTCGTGGTTTTCAGGTGTACCTCCACATTACCCGCCGCCGCTGGATGAACGAGGATACCGGCAAAGTCGTTTACCGCAATTGGGATTTAGTGGCCCAAGGCACCCGCATTACCAAGGGTTTTGCGGCTTTTTTAAAAGCATTCAGCCGATACACAGGCGCATAG
- the idi gene encoding isopentenyl-diphosphate Delta-isomerase, with product MSQLLLLVDEEDNVIGYDEKLPVHQKGLLHRAFSIVIFNSKGEMLIQKRAKGKYHSGGLWTNTCCSHPLKDEVLEDTLQRKLKEEMGFTCPLTYKYKFIYKYNFDNGLTEYELDYVYTGMFNGEVMPNPEEAEGFRWVKAADVVSEAKLYPEKYTEWFKHILARISEIS from the coding sequence ATGAGTCAGTTGCTTTTATTGGTTGATGAAGAGGATAATGTAATTGGATATGATGAAAAACTGCCTGTGCATCAAAAAGGTTTGTTGCATAGAGCCTTTTCCATAGTCATATTTAATAGTAAAGGTGAAATGCTGATTCAAAAAAGAGCAAAAGGAAAGTATCACTCCGGAGGTTTGTGGACTAACACTTGTTGCAGTCATCCGTTGAAAGATGAAGTGTTGGAAGATACTCTTCAACGAAAGCTGAAAGAAGAAATGGGGTTTACCTGCCCGTTAACATATAAGTATAAGTTTATTTATAAGTACAATTTTGATAATGGGCTGACTGAGTATGAGCTGGACTATGTTTATACAGGTATGTTCAATGGTGAAGTGATGCCGAATCCTGAAGAAGCAGAAGGCTTTAGGTGGGTTAAAGCTGCTGACGTTGTATCAGAAGCAAAGCTTTATCCTGAAAAATATACCGAATGGTTTAAGCATATTTTGGCAAGAATATCGGAAATTAGTTAG
- the rlmN gene encoding 23S rRNA (adenine(2503)-C(2))-methyltransferase RlmN, giving the protein MEKALVKKDIRAYSPEDLKKLFSDMGEQGFRAKQVYEWLWKKSATSFDEMTNLSKDLREKLNQHFLINAVKIDKQQISSDRTIKNTFKLYDGNIIEGVLIPTEDRMTACVSSQVGCSLTCKFCATGYMDRKRNLNADEIYDQVVLIDKQARENYGIPLSNIVYMGMGEPLLNYSGMMKSVERLTSEDGLNMAAKRITVSTAGIAKMIKKLGDDNVKFNLALSLHAANDTKRNEIMPINEQNSLLALRDALKYYFAKTKNPVTYEYIVFNDFNDGLEDAKELVQFCKHVPCKVNIIEYNPIVFADFINTKEDKLEAFANYLRKNNVNVHIRRSRGKDIDAACGQLAVKEGQELKS; this is encoded by the coding sequence ATGGAAAAGGCATTGGTTAAGAAGGATATACGTGCATATTCACCTGAAGATCTGAAGAAACTATTCTCCGATATGGGCGAACAGGGATTCAGGGCAAAGCAGGTTTATGAATGGTTATGGAAGAAGTCAGCAACTAGTTTTGATGAAATGACTAACCTTTCAAAAGATTTACGTGAGAAACTTAACCAGCATTTTTTAATTAATGCTGTTAAAATTGACAAACAGCAAATCAGTTCTGACAGGACAATAAAAAACACCTTTAAGCTTTACGACGGCAATATCATTGAAGGGGTCTTAATTCCAACAGAAGACAGAATGACGGCCTGTGTTTCATCACAAGTAGGCTGCAGCTTAACATGTAAATTCTGTGCTACCGGTTATATGGATCGAAAACGTAACCTGAATGCTGATGAAATTTATGACCAGGTTGTTTTAATTGACAAACAGGCTCGTGAAAACTATGGCATACCACTTAGCAACATTGTTTACATGGGTATGGGCGAACCATTACTAAACTACAGTGGCATGATGAAGTCCGTGGAGCGCTTGACTTCTGAGGACGGATTAAACATGGCCGCCAAACGCATCACTGTTTCTACTGCAGGAATTGCCAAAATGATTAAAAAGCTAGGCGATGACAATGTTAAATTCAACCTTGCACTGTCACTACATGCTGCAAATGACACCAAACGCAATGAGATAATGCCTATTAATGAACAAAACTCATTGTTAGCCCTGCGTGACGCCTTGAAATATTACTTTGCAAAAACTAAAAATCCGGTTACTTACGAATATATTGTATTCAATGATTTCAACGACGGTTTAGAAGATGCAAAAGAATTGGTTCAGTTTTGTAAACATGTTCCATGTAAGGTTAATATAATTGAATATAACCCAATTGTATTTGCGGACTTTATCAATACCAAAGAGGACAAATTAGAAGCATTTGCCAATTACTTACGAAAAAACAATGTTAACGTACACATCCGTAGAAGTAGGGGCAAAGATATAGATGCGGCATGCGGTCAATTAGCCGTAAAAGAAGGCCAAGAACTCAAATCTTAG
- a CDS encoding amidohydrolase family protein — translation MRKLSADWIVTLEYAPLQNGVILVDKENQIVDVLPTSEGLQGVERFKGILCPGFINAHCHLELSHLTNKLPQKTGLVGFIQNVQKFRNASEEEILDAIKTAESEMIANGIVGVGDISNSNHSFSQKSLRKLRYHTFVEAFGFNPANAETIYNRSEELYKIAPQTASITPHAPYSVSKQLFELISSSNHLSPNSELRTIHNQETQEEALFFQGKTGLFLDLYKGFGLDISFFEPSGKSSLQTYLPWMGADKKLFVHNTFTTAEDLKFACSDENYWCLCPNANIYIEDALPDISLFIESGLKLVLGTDSLSSNTQLSIFAEMQTIAANFPLVDLEQMLNWACKNGAEFFNWNDLGSLKKGKKPGVNLIESVSVNGGKFFINNQSTVKKII, via the coding sequence ATGCGAAAACTCTCTGCTGATTGGATAGTAACTCTTGAATATGCTCCACTGCAAAATGGAGTGATTTTGGTCGATAAAGAAAACCAGATTGTTGATGTTTTGCCAACCTCTGAAGGATTGCAAGGTGTTGAGCGTTTTAAAGGGATTCTTTGTCCTGGATTTATCAATGCTCATTGCCATCTTGAGTTATCTCACCTTACAAACAAATTGCCTCAGAAAACAGGGTTGGTAGGTTTTATTCAAAATGTTCAAAAGTTTAGAAATGCTTCAGAAGAAGAAATTCTTGATGCGATAAAAACGGCAGAATCTGAAATGATTGCCAATGGTATTGTTGGTGTAGGCGATATTTCTAATTCTAATCATTCCTTTTCTCAAAAATCACTCAGAAAATTACGCTACCATACTTTTGTTGAAGCTTTTGGGTTTAATCCTGCAAATGCTGAAACTATTTACAATCGTTCGGAAGAGTTATATAAAATTGCCCCGCAAACTGCATCTATTACTCCGCATGCACCCTACTCAGTGTCTAAGCAGTTGTTTGAATTAATCAGTAGCAGCAATCACCTATCGCCTAATTCAGAGCTAAGGACCATTCATAACCAGGAGACGCAGGAAGAAGCCTTGTTTTTTCAAGGAAAGACCGGACTATTCCTGGATTTATACAAAGGATTCGGGTTAGATATTTCATTTTTTGAGCCAAGCGGTAAGAGTTCCTTACAAACTTATCTGCCTTGGATGGGGGCAGATAAAAAGCTCTTTGTTCATAATACTTTTACAACCGCTGAAGATTTAAAGTTTGCATGTTCAGATGAAAATTATTGGTGTTTATGTCCTAATGCGAATATCTACATTGAGGACGCCTTGCCTGATATTAGCTTATTTATTGAATCAGGTTTAAAGCTGGTTTTGGGCACGGATAGCCTTTCATCAAATACTCAATTGTCCATTTTTGCTGAAATGCAAACAATTGCAGCAAATTTTCCATTGGTTGATTTGGAGCAGATGCTGAATTGGGCGTGTAAAAACGGTGCGGAATTTTTTAATTGGAATGATTTGGGATCATTAAAAAAAGGTAAGAAACCTGGAGTTAATTTAATTGAGTCTGTTAGTGTTAATGGAGGTAAGTTTTTTATTAATAATCAATCAACTGTTAAAAAAATAATTTAA
- a CDS encoding acylphosphatase gives MKHLKILVNGKVQGVFYRAATKETADLLGLKGFVENQNDGSVYIEAEGNADQLTRFIEWCKKGTERAIVQKVDISEGELKGFKTFEVRKKSIFGF, from the coding sequence ATGAAACATCTCAAAATATTGGTAAACGGAAAAGTGCAGGGAGTATTTTATCGCGCCGCAACTAAGGAAACTGCCGATCTGCTTGGCTTAAAAGGTTTCGTGGAAAATCAAAATGATGGTTCGGTTTACATTGAAGCTGAAGGAAACGCTGACCAGTTAACTCGCTTTATTGAATGGTGCAAAAAAGGGACGGAAAGGGCCATTGTTCAAAAAGTTGATATTTCTGAAGGAGAGTTAAAGGGTTTTAAAACTTTTGAAGTTCGAAAAAAGAGTATTTTTGGCTTCTAA
- the glyA gene encoding serine hydroxymethyltransferase, translating to MNRDSVLFDLIAKEEVRQEEGIELIASENFTSKQVMEAQGSCLTNKYAEGLPNKRYYGGCQVVDQVEQLAIDRAKQLFGAAWVNVQPHSGASANAAVFLALLQAGDKILGFDLSHGGHLTHGSPVNFSGRLYQPHFYGVEKETGLIDYKQMEEVAMREKPKMMICGASAYSRDWDYARIRAIADQVGALLLADIAHPAGLIAKGLLNDPMKHCHVVSTTTHKTLRGPRGGMIMMGQDFENPWGQKTPKGELKMMSAILDGAVFPGMQGGPLEHVIAGKAVAFGEALTDDYKNYIVQVQKNAARMAQAFIERGYQIISGGTDNHLMLIDLRNKNVTGKAAENALVAADITTNKNMVPFDDKSPFVTSGFRVGTAAITTRGMQEQHMDTIVELIDRVLMNIDNDAEIKEVKKKVNTWMHDFPLYK from the coding sequence ATGAACAGAGATTCCGTTCTATTCGATCTAATCGCTAAAGAAGAAGTACGCCAGGAAGAAGGCATTGAACTAATTGCATCAGAAAACTTTACTAGTAAGCAAGTAATGGAAGCACAAGGCTCTTGTTTGACTAACAAGTACGCCGAAGGTTTGCCTAACAAACGCTATTACGGAGGTTGTCAAGTTGTTGACCAAGTTGAACAATTGGCTATTGACCGTGCAAAGCAATTGTTTGGCGCTGCTTGGGTAAACGTACAGCCGCATTCAGGTGCTTCTGCTAACGCTGCAGTGTTTTTGGCATTATTGCAAGCTGGCGATAAGATTTTAGGATTTGATCTTTCTCATGGTGGCCACTTAACGCATGGTTCTCCGGTTAATTTCTCGGGCCGTTTATATCAGCCTCATTTTTATGGAGTTGAAAAAGAAACAGGCTTGATTGATTATAAGCAAATGGAAGAAGTTGCAATGCGCGAAAAGCCTAAAATGATGATTTGTGGTGCCTCGGCTTATTCTCGCGATTGGGATTATGCTCGTATCCGAGCTATTGCTGATCAGGTGGGAGCTTTACTATTAGCTGATATTGCTCACCCTGCAGGCTTAATTGCAAAAGGGTTGTTGAATGATCCAATGAAACATTGCCATGTAGTTTCAACTACTACACATAAAACATTACGAGGTCCTCGTGGCGGTATGATTATGATGGGTCAGGATTTCGAAAATCCATGGGGACAAAAAACGCCTAAAGGTGAGTTAAAGATGATGTCAGCTATTTTGGATGGCGCCGTATTTCCTGGAATGCAGGGCGGTCCTTTGGAGCATGTAATTGCCGGTAAAGCTGTTGCATTTGGCGAAGCATTGACAGACGATTATAAAAATTACATTGTTCAGGTGCAGAAAAATGCTGCTCGCATGGCACAAGCCTTTATTGAGCGTGGTTATCAAATTATTTCAGGCGGAACTGACAATCATTTAATGTTGATCGATCTACGTAATAAAAATGTAACCGGTAAGGCTGCAGAAAATGCTTTAGTTGCTGCGGATATTACCACTAATAAAAACATGGTTCCTTTTGATGATAAATCTCCGTTTGTTACTTCAGGTTTCCGTGTGGGTACGGCAGCAATTACCACTCGTGGTATGCAAGAGCAGCATATGGATACCATTGTTGAGTTGATCGATCGAGTATTAATGAACATAGATAATGATGCTGAGATCAAAGAGGTGAAGAAAAAGGTTAATACGTGGATGCACGATTTTCCTCTTTACAAATAG
- a CDS encoding transposase: MNGKKLHRSYRNRLSNFNSWKAGNDIEKGLLFPQNMGPYLSIDETSLSLGELYTIITNKDARGKKGTVVAIVKGTQSDGIIPLLKRLPKRLRNEVKEVTMDLAGSMNLIVKHCFPYAKQVIDRFHVQQLGGEALQEIRIQHRWKAIEAENKALEKARKTQAEYHPKIYANGDTLKQLLARSRHLLYKAQVNWSQEQEKRASLLFELYPDLGQAYALAQKLSWIYNHSSSKSLALTRLAQWYDQVEKAGFKTFNTLSKTIQLHYERILNYFDNRSTNASAESFNAKIKAFRSQFRGVKDVPFFLFRLTKLFA, from the coding sequence GTGAATGGCAAGAAACTTCATCGCAGCTACCGGAACCGCTTAAGTAATTTTAACTCCTGGAAAGCGGGCAACGATATCGAAAAAGGACTTTTGTTTCCCCAAAACATGGGACCTTATCTTTCCATTGACGAAACTTCGTTGTCCTTAGGGGAACTCTATACCATCATCACAAATAAAGACGCCAGGGGCAAAAAAGGGACCGTTGTGGCCATCGTCAAGGGCACACAGTCCGATGGGATTATTCCCCTGCTCAAGCGGCTTCCCAAACGGTTACGGAACGAAGTAAAAGAAGTAACCATGGACCTGGCAGGAAGCATGAACCTTATTGTCAAACATTGTTTTCCCTATGCCAAACAGGTGATCGATCGTTTTCATGTGCAACAACTGGGGGGAGAGGCCTTGCAGGAAATTCGCATCCAGCATCGCTGGAAGGCCATAGAGGCGGAAAACAAGGCCTTGGAAAAGGCCCGAAAAACCCAAGCAGAATATCATCCGAAGATCTATGCCAACGGGGATACGCTCAAGCAATTGCTGGCCCGCAGCCGCCACCTGCTGTATAAAGCCCAGGTGAACTGGAGCCAGGAACAAGAAAAACGGGCAAGTCTCCTCTTTGAGCTATATCCAGATCTGGGACAGGCTTATGCATTGGCTCAAAAGCTCTCCTGGATTTACAACCACTCCTCATCTAAATCCCTGGCCTTAACACGCTTGGCCCAATGGTATGACCAGGTAGAAAAGGCCGGCTTTAAAACGTTTAATACCCTGTCCAAAACCATACAGCTCCATTACGAACGGATCCTGAACTACTTTGACAACCGCAGCACCAACGCTTCGGCCGAATCGTTCAATGCTAAAATCAAAGCCTTCCGGAGTCAATTCAGGGGTGTAAAGGATGTACCTTTTTTCCTTTTCAGGCTTACTAAATTATTTGCTTAA
- a CDS encoding segregation and condensation protein A, which produces MSFEIKLAQFEGPFDLLLFFIERDELDIHDIPIAKITNDFLDYIHAMQAMNIELASEFILVAATLMRIKAKLLIPRPELDAEGNEIDPRQDLVQKLLEYKKYKAVLNEFHQLEDERFKQERRGNIARELEQIASQAAPGEELQTLDLYRLLTVYEKVMQRFAAGKQQVVHTVVQYPYSIEEQKVAVMKLFESENRVSYEDVLAISQDKVQLVYSFLAVLELLQQQILDISIGLGYNNFWISPKESVEEPVEEMEK; this is translated from the coding sequence TTGAGTTTCGAAATTAAGTTAGCCCAGTTTGAGGGTCCATTTGATCTACTTCTATTCTTTATAGAGCGTGATGAATTGGATATTCACGACATCCCGATTGCAAAAATCACTAATGACTTTCTAGATTATATTCATGCTATGCAAGCCATGAATATTGAATTGGCCAGTGAGTTTATTTTGGTGGCAGCTACCTTAATGCGTATTAAAGCCAAACTGTTAATCCCTCGCCCTGAATTGGATGCAGAGGGTAATGAGATTGACCCTCGTCAGGATTTGGTACAAAAACTTCTTGAATACAAAAAGTATAAGGCAGTCTTAAATGAGTTTCACCAACTGGAAGATGAGCGGTTTAAGCAGGAGAGGCGCGGCAATATAGCTCGTGAACTTGAACAAATTGCCAGTCAGGCTGCACCAGGAGAGGAGCTTCAAACGCTGGATTTATATCGCCTATTGACTGTTTATGAAAAAGTAATGCAACGTTTTGCTGCAGGCAAACAGCAAGTGGTGCATACAGTTGTTCAATATCCATATTCTATTGAAGAGCAAAAGGTGGCAGTGATGAAGTTGTTTGAATCGGAGAACAGGGTGAGTTATGAGGATGTACTGGCGATCAGCCAAGATAAGGTGCAATTGGTTTATAGTTTTCTGGCGGTTTTAGAATTACTGCAGCAGCAAATTCTGGATATCAGCATTGGGCTGGGATATAATAATTTCTGGATATCCCCTAAAGAGTCAGTTGAAGAACCGGTAGAGGAAATGGAAAAATAG
- a CDS encoding glycoside hydrolase family 27 protein, translating into MLRRLLFVSIICTISHNLMASSDTTNYYILTPKATELPKINGPRLYGARPGKEFIYPVPVSGRRPMQIMAKGLPKGVRIDKISGVITGTVLKLGNYKIVLSAKNSLGEVTKEFTLVIGDQLALTPPMGWSSWYSFGRTVTQEKISKTAQLIKDRGLQHYGWNIIEIDDPWTNQPDQIDSVWNKLSVKEGNVYDYYERSGTLPEISGHPRDKDGTLMPNKNFTAIKPLVRDLHRLGFKVGIYSSPGPLTCCGVAGSYGYEHLDARSWAEIGFDYLKYDWCSYGVLAKNYSRSEMMKPYSFMAEILRKQKRDIVFSICQYGMSDVWEWGGEAGGQLWRTDHDIRDNWNSVYNAFLKLSDKAEWVKPGNWNDPDILQIGYVAANENGIGHQSKLTPTEQYTHMSMWCLLSAPLLIGANVEKLDDFTLNLLTNTEVLEINQDALGKAASIVATLENGIQIWSKPLEEGRIAVGLLNPFNTSLNALFEFEKIGLRGKVALRDVWRQKDLGTFENVFETQIPAHGIVLLTIKN; encoded by the coding sequence ATGTTAAGAAGGCTACTCTTTGTCAGCATTATTTGTACGATTAGTCATAACCTCATGGCTTCGTCTGATACAACCAATTATTATATTTTAACGCCGAAAGCTACGGAGTTGCCTAAAATTAATGGTCCTCGCTTATATGGAGCTCGTCCGGGTAAAGAATTTATTTATCCTGTGCCAGTTTCAGGAAGGCGGCCAATGCAAATTATGGCTAAAGGGCTTCCTAAAGGAGTGCGGATTGATAAAATCAGTGGTGTGATAACCGGGACTGTCTTGAAGTTAGGCAATTATAAAATTGTCCTTAGTGCTAAAAACAGTTTAGGTGAAGTAACAAAGGAATTTACGCTTGTGATCGGAGATCAGCTGGCTCTAACACCTCCAATGGGATGGAGCAGTTGGTATAGTTTTGGTCGCACTGTAACGCAAGAAAAAATAAGTAAGACCGCTCAACTTATTAAAGATAGAGGGTTGCAGCATTATGGGTGGAACATTATCGAAATTGATGATCCCTGGACTAATCAACCCGATCAAATTGATTCAGTTTGGAATAAACTTAGTGTTAAAGAGGGAAATGTATACGATTATTATGAAAGATCGGGGACATTGCCTGAAATATCCGGACACCCCAGAGATAAGGATGGAACGTTGATGCCCAATAAGAACTTCACCGCTATAAAACCGTTGGTAAGGGATTTACATCGTTTAGGTTTTAAAGTGGGTATTTATAGTTCCCCTGGTCCTTTAACCTGTTGCGGTGTGGCGGGAAGCTATGGGTACGAACATTTAGATGCACGATCATGGGCCGAGATTGGCTTTGATTATTTAAAGTATGATTGGTGTAGTTATGGGGTTCTGGCTAAAAATTATTCTCGTAGTGAAATGATGAAACCCTATTCATTTATGGCTGAAATTCTTCGTAAACAAAAAAGAGATATTGTATTTTCAATTTGTCAGTATGGGATGAGTGATGTTTGGGAATGGGGAGGTGAGGCTGGCGGACAGCTATGGCGTACGGATCATGATATACGTGATAACTGGAACTCTGTTTATAATGCGTTTTTAAAATTATCGGATAAAGCCGAGTGGGTTAAGCCTGGAAATTGGAATGATCCGGATATTTTGCAGATTGGCTATGTTGCGGCTAATGAAAACGGTATTGGTCATCAATCTAAACTTACACCAACAGAACAATACACGCATATGAGCATGTGGTGTCTGTTGTCAGCCCCCTTGTTGATTGGTGCTAATGTTGAAAAGCTTGATGACTTTACACTTAATCTACTTACCAATACCGAGGTTCTTGAGATTAATCAGGATGCTTTGGGTAAAGCTGCATCTATAGTTGCAACTTTAGAGAATGGTATCCAGATATGGAGCAAACCTTTGGAAGAAGGTCGAATTGCAGTAGGATTATTAAATCCTTTCAATACAAGCCTTAACGCTTTGTTTGAGTTTGAAAAGATAGGGTTAAGAGGAAAGGTTGCCTTGCGAGATGTTTGGAGGCAAAAAGATTTGGGTACGTTTGAAAATGTTTTTGAAACACAAATTCCAGCACATGGTATTGTGTTATTGACAATAAAAAATTAA